One window of Bacillus sp. (in: firmicutes) genomic DNA carries:
- a CDS encoding copper-translocating P-type ATPase produces MSGKQLRFGITGMTCSACSARIEKVLNKMDGVEASINLAMENATVMYDDEKVQSADIFAKVENLGYGVQTEKVELDIYGMTCAACSSRIEKVISKMPGVTAATINLATESGTVEYIPGLLSSADITDKITKLGYEAKLKEDAEEKASHKEEEINDKKRKLVISILFSLPLLYTMVGHMPFDSGLPMPDFLMNPWLQLLLATPVQFYIGGQFYVGAYKSLRNKSANMDVLVALGTSAAYFYSLIEGIRTIGNPQYMPHLYFETSAVLITLILVGKLFEALAKGRTTAAISKLLSLQAKEATVIRDGKEIKIPLEQVIVGDMIAVKPGEKVPVDGVVISGRSAVDESMITGESIPVEKTEGAPLIGATINKNGLLKMEATKVGKDTALASIIKVVEEAQGSKAPIQRMADIISGYFVPIVVAIAIVTFVTWYFFVSPSNLPASLEAAIAVLVIACPCALGLATPTSIMVGTGKGAEHGILFKGGEHLEITHQIDAIVLDKTGTITVGKPVVTNLDTTDNRMLKYLYAAEKASEHPIAEAIVEYAKEQKTELIEPTHFEAIPGHGIIAVVENNTVHVGTRRLMSRDSVAFNEFDAKVHEYEQAGKTTMLIAINQKCVGVIAVADTVKQTAKEAIAKLKALNIEVYMLTGDNKRTALAIAQEVGISNVIAEVLPEEKADHVKKLQEQGKKVAMVGDGINDAPALATADVGIAIGTGTDVAIEAADLTIMGGELMLIPKAIELSRKTMKNIRQNLFWALAYNSAGIPLAAAGLLVPWVAGAAMAFSSVSVVSNSLRLKRVKL; encoded by the coding sequence ATGAGTGGGAAACAACTACGGTTTGGCATAACTGGCATGACTTGTTCAGCATGTTCTGCACGGATTGAAAAAGTATTAAATAAAATGGATGGTGTTGAAGCGAGTATAAATTTAGCGATGGAAAACGCGACAGTGATGTATGATGATGAAAAAGTCCAATCAGCAGACATTTTTGCAAAGGTAGAAAATTTAGGCTATGGTGTTCAAACTGAGAAGGTTGAATTAGATATATATGGGATGACATGCGCAGCCTGTTCATCTAGGATTGAAAAGGTTATTAGTAAAATGCCCGGGGTAACGGCAGCGACCATTAATTTGGCAACTGAATCTGGGACGGTCGAATATATACCCGGCTTGTTATCCAGTGCTGATATTACTGATAAAATTACAAAACTTGGTTATGAAGCAAAGCTTAAAGAAGATGCCGAAGAGAAAGCAAGTCATAAAGAAGAGGAAATAAACGATAAAAAACGAAAGCTTGTTATTTCTATTCTCTTTTCTTTACCACTTCTATACACAATGGTAGGTCACATGCCTTTTGACAGCGGCTTGCCAATGCCCGATTTTTTAATGAACCCGTGGTTGCAATTACTTTTAGCAACACCGGTGCAATTTTATATAGGCGGGCAGTTCTATGTTGGGGCGTATAAATCATTAAGAAATAAAAGTGCTAATATGGATGTCCTTGTTGCCCTTGGCACCTCAGCAGCTTATTTTTATAGTTTAATTGAAGGAATTAGGACAATCGGTAATCCGCAGTATATGCCGCATTTATATTTTGAAACAAGTGCTGTATTAATTACTTTAATACTTGTAGGAAAGTTGTTCGAAGCGCTTGCGAAAGGGCGGACGACAGCCGCTATCTCAAAGCTGTTAAGTTTACAAGCAAAAGAAGCAACCGTTATTCGTGACGGTAAAGAAATTAAAATTCCGCTGGAGCAAGTAATTGTGGGGGATATGATTGCAGTTAAGCCCGGTGAGAAAGTTCCTGTTGATGGAGTTGTCATTTCAGGTAGATCTGCCGTTGATGAATCGATGATTACAGGGGAGTCAATTCCTGTAGAGAAAACGGAAGGGGCACCTCTAATTGGCGCAACGATTAACAAAAACGGACTATTAAAGATGGAAGCTACAAAAGTAGGCAAAGACACAGCTCTTGCTAGCATTATCAAAGTTGTAGAAGAAGCACAAGGTTCAAAGGCGCCGATTCAGCGGATGGCCGATATCATTTCAGGTTATTTTGTTCCGATTGTCGTGGCCATTGCCATTGTTACGTTTGTTACTTGGTATTTTTTTGTTTCACCTAGTAATTTACCAGCAAGTCTCGAAGCTGCCATCGCTGTCTTGGTGATTGCTTGTCCGTGCGCCCTTGGCCTTGCGACGCCAACTTCGATTATGGTCGGAACAGGGAAAGGTGCTGAGCATGGCATTCTCTTTAAAGGTGGCGAACACCTTGAAATTACTCATCAAATTGATGCGATTGTTTTAGATAAAACAGGAACAATTACGGTAGGGAAACCAGTCGTTACAAATTTAGATACAACAGACAATCGGATGTTAAAATATTTATACGCTGCTGAGAAAGCTTCGGAACACCCGATAGCTGAAGCTATAGTTGAATATGCCAAAGAACAAAAAACAGAATTAATCGAGCCAACACATTTTGAAGCAATACCTGGCCATGGTATAATAGCAGTTGTTGAAAATAATACGGTTCACGTTGGCACAAGAAGGCTCATGAGTCGCGATAGTGTTGCCTTTAATGAGTTTGATGCCAAAGTACATGAATACGAACAAGCAGGAAAAACGACGATGCTCATTGCTATCAACCAAAAGTGCGTTGGTGTGATAGCTGTTGCTGATACAGTCAAACAAACCGCAAAAGAAGCGATTGCGAAACTAAAGGCTCTAAATATAGAAGTTTACATGTTGACAGGTGACAACAAAAGGACAGCACTGGCAATTGCACAAGAAGTAGGAATAAGTAATGTCATCGCTGAAGTGCTTCCGGAGGAAAAAGCGGATCATGTAAAAAAATTGCAGGAGCAAGGCAAAAAAGTCGCGATGGTTGGCGACGGTATTAACGATGCTCCTGCGTTGGCAACGGCTGATGTTGGAATTGCAATCGGCACTGGAACAGATGTCGCAATAGAAGCTGCAGATTTAACGATTATGGGTGGAGAGTTGATGCTTATTCCTAAAGCAATCGAACTAAGCCGCAAAACGATGAAGAATATTCGTCAAAATTTATTCTGGGCATTAGCATACAATTCCGCAGGTATCCCATTAGCTGCAGCAGGTCTTTTAGTCCCATGGGTAGCCGGTGCAGCCATGGCCTTTAGTTCTGTATCAGTCGTTTCAAACTCACTTCGTTTGAAGCGGGTAAAATTATAG
- a CDS encoding efflux RND transporter permease subunit — protein sequence MNLSHLSIRRPVTVMMVIIAMLIFGFISFPKMAVDLLPEMNLPVAVVATTVDGGTPEEVEKLVTKPIEEALASIANVDTIQSQSIAGSSLVIILFNWGTDIDQATLDMRDKVGIVEGMLPDSAGSPKILKFDPNSEPVMTLGLYGKEDIGELKALADNLIKSNLERIDGVASVGISGGRDRVINITADPNKLEMYGITFEQIRQALNANNLTGSAGSVKEGNQKLQIRVKGEYGSVSEIGDTPISIAGGSIALKDIATIKDTEEEIIQLSYFNGKPSLGITITKATGGNTVEVADAVHKQLKEIEAKLPKGVKLEMILDTSEYIKDSINTVAEHALLGLIFAVLILYFFLNSARSTLVAAIVIPISVIATFTLMYFTGQTINLISLSGLLLGLGSLVDFSVVIMENIFRQRQEGKGMLEAAIDGSKQVGNAVMASALAQIVVFLPIVFVDGIAAELFGPLALTVIFSHIAALIVSLMLVPMLSSRWLDEVPNEEIYHSGTYKGFNPVMWFNIGFEKVSKWYGRLLKWALYKRKTVILSTIAMLVGSLALFPLVGMEFLPKTDEGQISISVELPNGTILKETEEAVSQIENIVKKVPELDHMYTSIGSSGGGDGVFGASSSNIANVNLKLVDLSKRSRSSEEIANEIRTQLTFLPDAKITVSEQSTSHGMAGAAIQVNLHGDDLKVLRDIADIIAGEIEQIEGTTNVKTSLDASKQEFQIIIDQKRASQYGLTTSQILSAVKISFAGQKVTTYRTGDDEIDVKLLMPDYLKEDKTYLDKVRITTSQGGTVALSSVAKVVKEDVPQTITRTNQTREVQITSNVTGRDLASISREVQERVNNINLPDGYDIDFGGQSQDMMESFAQLGLAMILAVVLVYMVMAGQFESLFTPFVIMFSIPPTIIGVILGLLLTGNSMSIMAIIGYILLIGIVVNNAIVLLDYVIHLRKDGIDRDEAVLKAGPIRLRPILMTTLATILAILPLAFGGGAGNENQAPMAIVVAFGLSFSTLITLVLIPVVYCWFDDIGAKRKRRKAEKRAKKAKAVTQAVQAE from the coding sequence ATGAATTTATCACATTTATCCATCAGAAGACCTGTTACGGTTATGATGGTTATTATTGCCATGCTCATTTTTGGCTTTATTTCTTTTCCGAAAATGGCGGTTGATTTATTGCCAGAAATGAATCTTCCCGTAGCCGTCGTAGCCACAACTGTTGATGGCGGAACACCAGAGGAAGTAGAAAAGCTAGTTACAAAACCGATTGAAGAAGCATTAGCCTCTATCGCTAATGTAGATACGATTCAGTCTCAGTCTATCGCTGGATCTTCTCTAGTCATCATCTTGTTTAACTGGGGAACAGATATTGACCAAGCAACATTAGATATGCGTGATAAGGTTGGGATAGTGGAAGGAATGCTTCCAGATTCAGCCGGCTCTCCTAAGATTCTCAAGTTTGATCCAAACAGCGAGCCTGTTATGACACTAGGCCTTTATGGGAAGGAAGATATTGGCGAATTAAAAGCACTCGCTGATAATCTTATTAAATCAAACTTAGAGCGTATAGATGGCGTTGCTTCTGTTGGAATTAGTGGTGGTCGTGACCGTGTCATTAATATCACGGCTGATCCTAATAAGCTTGAAATGTATGGAATTACTTTTGAGCAAATTCGCCAAGCATTAAATGCCAATAACCTTACTGGCTCTGCAGGCTCTGTCAAAGAAGGTAATCAAAAGCTGCAAATAAGGGTGAAAGGTGAGTACGGTAGTGTAAGCGAAATTGGCGATACACCGATTTCCATCGCAGGGGGAAGTATTGCGCTTAAAGATATTGCCACCATTAAAGACACTGAGGAGGAAATTATACAGCTTAGTTATTTTAATGGAAAGCCAAGTCTTGGAATTACGATTACAAAGGCCACTGGCGGCAATACAGTAGAAGTAGCTGATGCTGTTCATAAACAATTAAAAGAGATTGAAGCGAAGCTACCAAAAGGTGTTAAGCTTGAGATGATTTTGGACACATCTGAATACATTAAAGATTCTATTAACACTGTAGCGGAGCACGCTTTATTAGGTTTGATTTTTGCTGTTCTTATTTTATATTTCTTTTTAAATAGTGCGCGATCAACATTAGTGGCAGCGATTGTAATACCAATTTCTGTAATCGCAACATTTACATTGATGTATTTTACTGGACAGACTATCAACTTAATTTCCTTAAGTGGTTTATTACTAGGTTTAGGATCGCTCGTCGATTTTTCAGTTGTAATTATGGAGAATATTTTTAGGCAACGCCAAGAAGGCAAAGGGATGCTGGAAGCCGCTATTGATGGCTCTAAGCAAGTAGGGAATGCCGTTATGGCATCGGCGTTGGCCCAAATTGTTGTATTTTTGCCAATCGTTTTCGTTGATGGAATCGCGGCAGAGTTATTTGGGCCGCTGGCGCTAACCGTTATTTTTTCCCATATAGCTGCGTTAATTGTCTCATTAATGCTTGTGCCAATGTTAAGCTCACGTTGGTTGGATGAAGTTCCAAATGAAGAAATTTATCATTCAGGAACATATAAAGGATTCAATCCAGTTATGTGGTTTAATATTGGGTTTGAAAAAGTTTCCAAATGGTATGGTCGTTTATTAAAATGGGCCCTATATAAACGTAAAACTGTAATTTTATCTACGATTGCGATGCTAGTTGGTTCATTGGCCTTATTCCCGTTAGTTGGGATGGAATTTTTGCCAAAGACAGATGAAGGCCAAATTAGTATATCTGTAGAACTGCCTAATGGAACGATTTTAAAAGAAACAGAAGAAGCCGTATCGCAAATTGAAAATATTGTTAAAAAAGTACCTGAACTAGACCATATGTATACTTCGATTGGTTCGAGTGGAGGCGGCGATGGAGTCTTTGGAGCATCGTCATCCAATATTGCAAACGTAAACTTGAAACTTGTGGATTTAAGCAAAAGAAGCCGTTCATCAGAAGAAATTGCAAATGAAATACGCACACAGCTTACTTTTTTACCAGATGCAAAAATAACGGTTTCTGAACAATCAACTAGCCATGGTATGGCAGGTGCTGCGATACAGGTCAACCTACATGGCGATGATTTAAAAGTATTACGTGATATTGCCGATATCATTGCTGGCGAAATAGAGCAAATCGAAGGTACTACGAATGTAAAAACTTCGTTAGATGCATCAAAGCAGGAGTTTCAAATTATTATAGACCAAAAAAGAGCAAGTCAATATGGTTTGACGACAAGTCAAATTCTGTCAGCCGTGAAAATTTCTTTTGCTGGACAGAAGGTAACGACCTATCGAACGGGTGATGATGAAATCGATGTGAAGCTACTGATGCCAGATTACCTTAAAGAGGATAAAACGTATCTAGATAAAGTTAGAATTACGACATCACAAGGTGGCACGGTTGCCCTTTCATCTGTTGCAAAGGTTGTTAAAGAAGATGTACCGCAAACAATCACACGTACAAATCAAACGAGAGAGGTGCAAATCACTAGTAATGTAACTGGACGTGACTTAGCCTCTATATCAAGAGAAGTGCAAGAGCGTGTTAATAATATCAATCTTCCAGACGGTTATGACATTGACTTTGGGGGACAAAGTCAGGACATGATGGAGTCTTTTGCTCAACTTGGTTTGGCGATGATTCTCGCCGTCGTTTTAGTGTATATGGTAATGGCGGGACAATTTGAATCATTATTCACACCATTTGTCATCATGTTCTCCATTCCACCAACTATAATCGGTGTCATCCTTGGGCTTTTATTAACAGGCAATTCGATGAGCATCATGGCGATTATCGGTTATATTTTGTTGATAGGTATTGTTGTAAACAATGCGATTGTATTACTAGATTATGTCATTCATTTACGAAAAGATGGTATAGATCGTGACGAAGCGGTATTAAAGGCAGGACCAATTCGTCTCCGTCCAATCTTGATGACAACACTTGCGACGATATTAGCCATTCTTCCTTTAGCGTTCGGTGGTGGAGCTGGTAATGAAAATCAGGCGCCGATGGCGATTGTTGTTGCATTCGGATTGAGCTTTTCAACGTTGATTACGCTTGTTCTGATCCCAGTCGTATACTGTTGGTTTGATGATATTGGAGCGAAAAGAAAACGAAGAAAAGCAGAAAAACGGGCTAAAAAAGCTAAAGCTGTCACACAAGCCGTTCAAGCAGAATAG
- a CDS encoding heavy-metal-associated domain-containing protein, producing MKNITLKVSGMTCGHCEKAVKNALSAIEGVEQVDVELKTGKVEVVANEHVSEQALKDAVEEQGYDVA from the coding sequence ATGAAAAATATTACATTAAAAGTATCAGGAATGACTTGTGGGCATTGTGAAAAAGCAGTGAAAAACGCACTTTCTGCGATTGAAGGTGTAGAGCAGGTTGATGTTGAGTTAAAAACAGGAAAAGTAGAGGTTGTTGCAAACGAACATGTTTCAGAACAAGCTTTAAAAGATGCTGTTGAAGAACAAGGCTATGATGTAGCATAG
- a CDS encoding metal-sensing transcriptional repressor: MVEKNNLHIDLQNETHKATHRSDEEKKNLLNRLKRIEGQVRGIQKMVEEDRYCVDVLVQISAINAALKKVGLTMLERHTNHCVADAIKSGNGEQSIEELMKVIEQFTKS; this comes from the coding sequence ATGGTGGAGAAGAACAACTTGCATATAGACTTACAAAATGAAACCCACAAGGCAACACATCGTTCAGATGAGGAAAAGAAGAATTTGCTGAATCGTCTAAAACGGATTGAAGGACAAGTTCGGGGCATCCAAAAAATGGTTGAGGAAGACAGGTACTGTGTAGATGTTTTAGTGCAAATATCGGCCATTAATGCCGCTTTAAAAAAAGTTGGTTTAACGATGCTTGAGCGCCATACAAATCATTGCGTTGCTGATGCGATTAAGTCGGGAAATGGCGAACAATCAATCGAAGAGCTAATGAAGGTTATTGAACAATTTACAAAATCGTAA
- a CDS encoding two-component sensor histidine kinase, whose amino-acid sequence MIERILLNIFFVILPFILLPIFYSNNYDKFLKIRKYYIFFSALLASLACMIFTIHIDSLIIFDFRFILQLYASLLLGPVISIVFFIFTVSYEFLFEGQGLLFATIISGLHVILSIFYSEKFKNNSAEHRIFSFTLIHILTGVFASLYLYITNGVQHSIELLLWFLAQAFAAFIVIFFWEYVCKNLILQSRLVHMEKMDIVSHLAASISHEVRNPLTTVRGFLQLLSKMKNSNKSKEYIKISIDELDRAEAIISEYLTFAKPSENKIKTLDIKNEFSRMIEIMRPLANQYNVEIKANLQENLYILGEQQSLQQCFINIIKNSIEAMNKDGGTLSIKTSLEYDRILIKINDNGVGMTKQQLSRIGEPYFSTKGSQGTGLGMMVVFKIVELMQGSIDISSECGKGTEITVTFPLAGELFIFNEVAITDV is encoded by the coding sequence ATGATTGAGCGTATTCTTCTTAATATTTTTTTTGTTATCTTACCGTTCATATTGCTGCCAATTTTTTACTCCAACAATTATGATAAATTTTTAAAAATCAGAAAATACTACATATTTTTTTCCGCTTTATTAGCCAGCTTAGCCTGCATGATATTCACGATTCATATCGACAGTTTAATTATATTTGATTTTCGCTTTATCTTGCAATTATATGCAAGTTTATTGCTTGGCCCAGTCATTAGTATAGTTTTTTTTATTTTTACAGTGAGCTACGAATTTTTGTTTGAAGGGCAAGGATTGTTATTTGCAACAATTATTTCTGGTTTACATGTTATTTTATCAATTTTTTATTCGGAAAAATTTAAAAATAACTCCGCTGAGCATAGAATTTTTAGTTTTACTCTAATACATATTTTAACAGGAGTATTTGCCTCTCTGTATTTATACATTACAAATGGCGTTCAACATAGTATTGAATTATTACTATGGTTTTTAGCTCAGGCTTTTGCAGCCTTTATCGTTATTTTTTTCTGGGAATATGTATGCAAAAATCTAATTCTACAAAGCAGGCTCGTTCATATGGAAAAAATGGATATTGTAAGCCATTTAGCTGCTTCAATCTCACATGAAGTACGGAATCCATTGACAACGGTACGGGGGTTTTTACAGTTATTAAGTAAAATGAAAAATAGTAATAAGTCTAAGGAATACATAAAAATTTCTATTGACGAGCTTGACCGGGCAGAAGCAATCATTAGCGAATATTTGACATTTGCTAAACCATCGGAAAATAAAATTAAAACTCTTGATATAAAAAATGAATTTAGCAGAATGATAGAGATTATGAGACCGTTAGCAAATCAATATAATGTAGAGATTAAAGCAAATTTACAAGAAAATTTATATATTCTTGGTGAACAGCAGTCATTGCAGCAATGTTTTATCAATATTATAAAAAATAGCATCGAAGCGATGAATAAAGATGGTGGTACATTATCAATTAAAACCTCGCTAGAGTACGACAGAATTTTAATAAAGATTAATGATAATGGTGTAGGAATGACAAAACAACAATTGAGCCGTATTGGTGAGCCATATTTTTCAACGAAAGGCAGCCAAGGTACGGGGTTAGGTATGATGGTTGTATTTAAAATAGTAGAATTGATGCAAGGGTCCATTGATATTAGTAGTGAATGTGGAAAGGGAACAGAAATAACTGTAACTTTTCCGCTTGCCGGGGAATTATTTATCTTTAACGAAGTGGCTATTACAGACGTTTAA
- a CDS encoding TetR/AcrR family transcriptional regulator encodes MAADRRTTIIEKAIKLFVAKGYHSTSMQEIAEACGIAKGTLYNYFESKEDVMLSILKYYSEKILVETEKIAKDHSLSAKEVFIQQIYFQFKECVKHSDFIEMHIRKYAIHVNEEINEFLFELKASRLRWLTKCLRNVYGEKIDLYVLDLATIMNGFMREYLEYIILDKKDFDIFKLSQFIMNRMDDLVNGFMDSGEFFLEFSDLEDFMKMNNKSRVELNHKISEIIHQVLRDLHEVNVSVEIANKVKATMEVFEEELINKEEPKLVIAEGVLLFLKNLNIASFEKYWHQLDEIFYEYRET; translated from the coding sequence ATGGCTGCTGATAGAAGAACAACCATTATAGAAAAAGCAATCAAGCTTTTTGTGGCAAAAGGATATCATTCGACTTCCATGCAAGAAATAGCTGAGGCATGCGGGATTGCAAAAGGGACTCTATATAACTATTTTGAATCAAAAGAAGATGTGATGCTATCTATTTTGAAGTATTATTCCGAAAAGATTTTGGTAGAGACTGAAAAGATTGCGAAAGACCATTCATTATCTGCAAAGGAAGTCTTCATCCAGCAAATTTATTTTCAATTCAAAGAATGTGTCAAACATAGCGACTTTATCGAAATGCATATTCGCAAGTATGCAATCCATGTAAATGAGGAAATAAATGAGTTTTTGTTTGAGCTTAAGGCTAGTCGATTGCGTTGGCTGACAAAATGTCTCCGTAATGTTTATGGAGAAAAGATTGATTTATATGTATTGGATCTTGCAACAATTATGAATGGATTTATGCGAGAATACTTGGAATACATCATTTTGGATAAAAAAGACTTTGATATTTTCAAACTATCACAGTTTATAATGAATAGAATGGATGATTTAGTAAATGGTTTTATGGACAGCGGTGAATTTTTTCTTGAATTCTCGGACCTTGAGGATTTCATGAAAATGAATAATAAGTCGCGCGTAGAGCTTAATCACAAAATAAGTGAAATTATTCACCAAGTTCTTCGTGACCTCCATGAAGTGAACGTATCTGTCGAAATAGCGAATAAAGTGAAGGCAACGATGGAAGTGTTTGAAGAAGAATTAATAAATAAAGAAGAACCGAAGCTTGTAATCGCAGAAGGGGTACTACTGTTCTTGAAAAACCTAAATATCGCTAGCTTTGAAAAGTATTGGCATCAATTAGATGAAATTTTTTATGAATATCGTGAAACCTAA
- a CDS encoding LysM peptidoglycan-binding domain-containing protein, whose product MMKKFVITAGLAGSLLFGSQAGAATYTVKGGDVLWKIAYENNTSAAQIMEWNGLTSSMIYPGQVLKISPNNVTSKYTVKSGDTLYIISQRFGVSLSEIITLNPQITTQNMLYIGQVINVPSSTKAAPAERQVTGQDIINSAKKYIGAGYLYGASTTRTDVFDCSSFIKRVYEENGIYLPRQSQDQANAGVVVPFSQARMGDIVSYDTNFDGIIDHVGLYIDPTTILSASSSKGVDYSNTTYYWKERMVKVTRIIK is encoded by the coding sequence ATCATGAAAAAGTTTGTAATTACAGCAGGATTAGCAGGTTCGTTACTTTTCGGTTCCCAAGCAGGTGCCGCAACTTATACAGTAAAAGGTGGGGACGTTCTGTGGAAAATTGCTTATGAAAATAATACATCGGCAGCACAGATTATGGAATGGAATGGATTAACATCTTCAATGATTTATCCAGGACAAGTTTTAAAAATATCACCGAATAATGTAACTTCGAAGTATACTGTTAAATCAGGAGATACCCTTTATATTATTTCACAAAGATTTGGTGTATCTTTATCCGAAATAATCACCCTTAACCCACAAATTACAACGCAAAATATGTTATATATTGGACAAGTCATTAATGTGCCATCGTCTACTAAAGCAGCACCAGCTGAGCGCCAAGTAACTGGCCAAGATATCATAAATAGTGCAAAAAAATACATCGGTGCTGGTTATTTATATGGTGCTTCTACAACAAGAACGGATGTTTTTGATTGTTCTTCGTTTATTAAGAGGGTTTATGAAGAAAATGGTATTTATTTGCCACGGCAATCACAAGATCAGGCCAATGCAGGAGTGGTTGTGCCGTTTTCACAAGCAAGAATGGGGGATATCGTGTCATATGATACAAATTTTGATGGAATCATTGATCATGTTGGCCTCTATATTGACCCTACAACAATTCTAAGTGCATCTTCTTCAAAGGGTGTTGATTATTCAAATACTACCTATTATTGGAAAGAGCGCATGGTAAAGGTTACTAGAATAATAAAATAG
- a CDS encoding efflux RND transporter periplasmic adaptor subunit has product MFRKTTFLIFLLLLTLTVAGCSAKKPETTEEEKTGAVPVQIETAKKGLLDTKAGIAGKFEPKETVDVSPKVNGKIVTISVKLGQKVNKGDVLFSLDTNDLRNAVKQSEAALHVAEANLKQAEISSSQGLDQAESSMVQSESGITQAKQAYTDAKLNLERTKNLYNAGAVSAVELEQKETAFKNAEIALQNAEIAYDNAKKSVQYAGQKTAIQVAKASVEQARVSLDNARDQLANATVTAPIGGIVSNVNGAPGQMAGPQVGVVTIVNINPIIVRGNLSENEVTAIKVGAQVKVEVPAVNKTIDAKVTALSPVMDQQLKAYPFEIEIPNANEEWKSDMVVNVVFQGINGQLEENIIISRQAVFEEEGKKYVYKIENDKAKKVEVQTGEETSEQIVIVKGVNEQDNVVVKGQTLLSNEAKVTIQKQQ; this is encoded by the coding sequence ATGTTCCGAAAAACAACATTTCTCATTTTTTTATTGCTTCTAACATTAACCGTTGCTGGCTGCTCCGCGAAAAAGCCAGAAACAACAGAGGAAGAGAAAACAGGCGCTGTGCCTGTTCAAATCGAAACTGCTAAAAAAGGATTATTAGATACAAAGGCCGGGATTGCAGGTAAATTCGAGCCAAAGGAAACGGTTGATGTTTCCCCGAAAGTAAACGGAAAGATTGTTACTATTAGTGTCAAATTAGGTCAGAAAGTGAATAAAGGAGATGTATTATTTTCCCTAGACACAAATGACTTACGAAATGCAGTAAAGCAGTCTGAGGCTGCTTTACATGTTGCTGAAGCCAATCTTAAACAGGCTGAAATTAGTTCAAGTCAAGGACTTGACCAAGCTGAAAGCAGTATGGTGCAATCTGAATCAGGTATTACACAAGCTAAGCAAGCGTATACTGATGCAAAGCTTAATTTAGAGAGAACAAAAAATTTGTATAACGCTGGAGCTGTTTCCGCAGTAGAATTGGAACAAAAAGAAACAGCATTCAAAAATGCCGAAATTGCTCTTCAAAATGCTGAAATTGCTTATGATAATGCTAAAAAATCAGTGCAATATGCTGGACAAAAAACGGCCATCCAAGTTGCTAAAGCATCTGTTGAACAGGCAAGAGTGAGTCTTGATAATGCTCGTGACCAACTAGCTAATGCAACCGTAACTGCACCGATTGGCGGTATTGTCTCAAATGTAAACGGGGCTCCAGGCCAAATGGCCGGTCCTCAGGTTGGGGTTGTAACAATTGTTAATATTAACCCAATCATTGTAAGAGGAAATCTATCAGAAAATGAAGTGACAGCCATTAAGGTTGGCGCTCAAGTGAAAGTTGAAGTACCAGCAGTTAATAAAACAATTGATGCAAAAGTTACCGCCTTAAGTCCTGTTATGGACCAACAGTTGAAAGCATATCCATTTGAGATTGAAATTCCGAATGCAAATGAGGAATGGAAATCAGATATGGTTGTTAACGTAGTTTTCCAAGGTATTAACGGTCAGCTTGAAGAAAATATTATCATTTCAAGGCAAGCTGTTTTCGAAGAAGAAGGTAAAAAATATGTTTACAAAATTGAAAATGATAAAGCGAAGAAAGTAGAGGTACAAACTGGCGAAGAAACAAGTGAACAAATCGTAATCGTAAAAGGTGTTAACGAACAAGATAACGTTGTTGTGAAGGGGCAAACATTACTAAGTAATGAGGCAAAGGTTACGATTCAAAAACAACAGTAA